The Streptomyces sp. NBC_01244 genome contains a region encoding:
- a CDS encoding pirin family protein, which produces MIDVRRGSDRYEGGEPPTGITTRHAFSFGPHYDPDNLRFGPVLACNEESLAPGAGFDEHPHSHTEIVTWVAEGELTHRDATGAATLVRPGDVQHLAAASGTRHVERNDGPGPLRFVQMWLAPADPAGEPSYTLVRGIADSTPYAVPAAGAVLHVRRPGAGERVAVPAAARVYLHVVRGDLRLDGGSAGSADGAEELSPGDSARITGEGELELVAGSPAEVLIWELS; this is translated from the coding sequence ATGATTGATGTACGCCGAGGCTCCGACCGGTACGAGGGCGGGGAACCCCCCACGGGCATCACCACCCGGCACGCCTTCTCCTTCGGCCCGCACTACGACCCCGACAACCTGCGGTTCGGCCCGGTCCTGGCGTGCAACGAGGAGAGCCTCGCCCCCGGCGCGGGCTTCGACGAGCACCCCCACAGCCACACCGAGATCGTGACCTGGGTGGCCGAGGGCGAGCTCACCCACCGGGACGCCACGGGCGCCGCGACCCTGGTGCGGCCCGGCGACGTACAGCACCTCGCCGCGGCGTCCGGGACCCGGCACGTCGAACGCAACGACGGCCCCGGGCCGCTGCGCTTCGTGCAGATGTGGCTGGCCCCGGCCGATCCGGCCGGGGAGCCCTCGTACACGCTGGTCAGGGGGATCGCCGACAGCACGCCCTACGCCGTGCCCGCGGCCGGGGCCGTCCTGCACGTACGGCGTCCGGGCGCGGGCGAGCGGGTCGCCGTACCGGCCGCCGCGCGGGTGTACCTGCACGTCGTACGGGGAGACCTGCGGCTGGACGGCGGGTCGGCCGGGTCCGCCGATGGTGCCGAGGAGCTCAGCCCCGGGGACTCGGCGCGGATCACCGGCGAGGGGGAGCTGGAGCTGGTCGCCGGCTCCCCGGCCGAGGTGCTGATCTGGGAGCTTTCCTAG
- a CDS encoding PucR family transcriptional regulator — protein sequence MPQPEREHSPAVHPAHPAPPHPHAATLRRLEKSSGRLAANAIARMDETLSWYRAMPPENRSWIGLVAQAGIAAFTEWFRHPDTAQAISTDVFGTAPRELTRAITLRQTVEMVRTTIEVMETAIDEVAAPGDESILREALLVYAREIAFATAQVYAQAAEARGAWDARLESLVVNAVLSGEADEGALSRAAALGWNSPEHVCVVLGTAPEGDSELTVEAIRRAARHHKLQVLTGVLGDRLVVIAGGSDNPMQVAKSLIGPFAAGAVVAGPVVPDLLNATKSAQAAAAGLKACTAWQDAPRPVLADDLLPERAIASDPSAREQLVEEIYRPLEEAGSALLETLSVYLEQASSLEGAARMLFVHPNTVRYRLRRVTDVTGWSPSDVRSAFTLRIALILGRLADGDPQS from the coding sequence GTGCCCCAACCCGAACGTGAGCATTCCCCCGCGGTCCACCCCGCGCATCCGGCTCCGCCCCATCCGCACGCCGCGACGCTGCGCCGGCTGGAGAAGTCCTCCGGCCGGCTCGCCGCCAACGCCATCGCGCGCATGGACGAGACGCTGTCGTGGTACCGGGCGATGCCACCGGAGAACCGGTCCTGGATCGGCCTGGTCGCGCAGGCCGGCATCGCCGCGTTCACGGAGTGGTTCCGGCACCCGGACACCGCGCAGGCGATCTCCACCGATGTCTTCGGGACGGCTCCGCGCGAGCTGACCCGGGCGATCACCCTGCGCCAGACCGTCGAGATGGTGCGCACCACGATCGAGGTCATGGAGACCGCGATCGACGAGGTCGCCGCGCCCGGCGACGAGTCGATCCTGCGCGAGGCCCTGCTGGTGTACGCCCGGGAGATCGCCTTCGCGACCGCCCAGGTCTACGCCCAGGCCGCCGAGGCCCGCGGTGCGTGGGACGCCCGGCTGGAGTCCCTGGTGGTCAACGCGGTGCTGTCCGGGGAGGCCGACGAGGGCGCGCTGTCCCGGGCGGCGGCGCTCGGCTGGAACTCCCCCGAGCACGTGTGCGTGGTGCTGGGCACGGCTCCGGAGGGCGACAGCGAGCTGACGGTCGAGGCGATCCGGCGGGCCGCCCGCCACCACAAGCTGCAGGTGCTCACGGGTGTGCTGGGCGACCGGCTCGTGGTCATCGCGGGTGGCAGCGACAATCCGATGCAGGTGGCGAAGTCGCTGATCGGGCCGTTCGCGGCAGGCGCCGTGGTCGCCGGGCCGGTGGTCCCGGACCTGCTGAACGCCACGAAATCGGCGCAGGCGGCCGCGGCCGGACTCAAGGCCTGCACGGCGTGGCAGGACGCTCCGAGGCCGGTGCTCGCGGACGATCTCCTGCCCGAACGCGCGATCGCCTCCGACCCTTCGGCCCGCGAGCAGTTGGTGGAGGAGATCTACAGACCGCTCGAAGAGGCCGGCTCGGCCCTGCTGGAGACGCTGAGTGTCTATCTGGAGCAGGCGAGCAGCCTCGAAGGTGCGGCCCGGATGCTGTTCGTGCACCCCAACACCGTGCGCTACCGGCTCCGACGTGTGACAGACGTCACCGGCTGGTCGCCCTCCGATGTCCGCTCCGCGTTCACACTGAGGATCGCTTTGATCCTCGGGCGTCTGGCCGACGGCGATCCTCAGTCCTAA
- a CDS encoding ACP S-malonyltransferase: protein MLVLVAPGQGAQTPGFLTPWLELPGAADRVAGWSDAIGLDLAHYGTKADADEIRDTAVAQPLLVAAGLLAAAELTSKAGPGAFGAVAGHSVGEITAAAYAGVLSDADALSFVRTRGLAMAEAAAITETGMAAVLGGDPDVVVAHLEKLGLTPANVNGAGQIVAAGTVEQIAALVAEKPEGSMKVVALKVAGAFHTHHMAPAVAGLEQAAAALSPADPALTYVSNKDGQVVTTGADVVARLVGQVANPVRWDLCMETFAALGVTGIVELSPGGTLTGLAKRALKGVPSVALKTPDDLDKAAALVSEHAV from the coding sequence GTGCTCGTACTCGTCGCTCCCGGCCAAGGCGCACAGACGCCCGGCTTCCTGACTCCCTGGCTCGAACTGCCCGGCGCCGCTGACCGCGTCGCCGGCTGGTCGGATGCCATCGGGCTCGACCTTGCCCACTACGGCACGAAGGCCGACGCGGACGAGATCCGCGACACGGCCGTCGCACAACCCCTGCTCGTGGCCGCCGGCCTGCTCGCCGCGGCCGAGCTGACCTCCAAGGCCGGCCCCGGTGCCTTCGGCGCCGTGGCGGGCCACAGCGTCGGCGAGATCACCGCCGCCGCGTACGCCGGGGTCCTGTCGGACGCGGACGCGCTGTCCTTCGTCCGCACTCGCGGACTCGCCATGGCGGAGGCCGCGGCGATCACCGAGACGGGCATGGCGGCCGTCCTCGGCGGTGACCCGGACGTCGTCGTGGCGCACCTGGAGAAGCTGGGTCTGACCCCGGCGAACGTCAACGGCGCGGGCCAGATCGTGGCCGCGGGAACCGTGGAGCAGATCGCGGCCCTGGTGGCCGAGAAGCCCGAAGGTTCCATGAAGGTCGTCGCCCTCAAGGTCGCGGGCGCCTTCCACACGCACCACATGGCTCCGGCGGTCGCCGGTCTGGAGCAGGCCGCTGCGGCCCTCTCCCCGGCCGACCCGGCGCTGACGTACGTATCGAACAAAGATGGTCAGGTCGTGACCACGGGCGCCGATGTCGTCGCCCGGCTGGTGGGCCAGGTGGCCAACCCGGTCCGCTGGGACCTGTGCATGGAGACGTTCGCCGCTCTGGGCGTCACCGGGATCGTCGAACTGTCCCCCGGTGGCACCCTGACGGGTCTGGCCAAGCGTGCGCTGAAGGGCGTACCGAGCGTGGCGCTGAAGACCCCGGACGATCTCGACAAGGCCGCGGCGCTCGTTTCCGAGCACGCGGTCTGA
- a CDS encoding ketoacyl-ACP synthase III, whose amino-acid sequence MSKIKPAKGSPYARILGVGGYRPTRVVPNEVILETIDSSDEWIRSRSGIATRHWASPQETVATMSVEASGKALADAGIAPEKIGAVIVSTVSHFKQTPAVATEIAHRIGAGKPAAFDISAGCAGFGYGLTLAKGLVVEGSAEYVLVIGVERLSDLTDLEDRATAFLFGDGAGAVVVGPSDEPAIGPTVWGSEGDKSETIKQTVPWDEYLGKDGGEKFPAITQEGQAVFRWAVFEMAKVAQQALDAAGITADDLDVFIPHQANMRIIDSMVKTLKLPEHVTVARDIETTGNTSAASIPLAMERLLATGAAKSGDTALVIGFGAGLVYAATVVTLP is encoded by the coding sequence ATGTCGAAGATCAAGCCTGCCAAGGGCTCCCCGTACGCCCGCATCCTCGGTGTCGGCGGCTACCGTCCGACCCGCGTGGTGCCGAACGAGGTCATCCTCGAAACCATCGACTCCTCCGACGAGTGGATCCGCTCCCGCTCCGGCATCGCGACCCGGCACTGGGCTTCCCCGCAGGAGACCGTCGCCACGATGTCGGTGGAGGCCTCCGGCAAGGCCCTGGCCGACGCCGGGATCGCTCCGGAGAAGATCGGCGCCGTCATCGTCTCGACGGTGTCGCACTTCAAGCAGACCCCGGCCGTGGCGACCGAGATCGCGCACCGCATCGGCGCGGGCAAGCCCGCCGCTTTCGACATCTCCGCGGGCTGCGCCGGGTTCGGCTACGGCCTGACCCTGGCCAAGGGGCTCGTCGTCGAGGGTTCCGCGGAGTACGTCCTCGTCATCGGCGTGGAGCGGCTCTCGGACCTGACCGACCTGGAGGACCGCGCGACGGCCTTCCTCTTCGGTGACGGCGCGGGCGCCGTGGTCGTCGGTCCCTCGGACGAGCCGGCCATCGGCCCCACGGTGTGGGGTTCGGAGGGCGACAAGTCGGAGACCATCAAGCAGACCGTGCCGTGGGACGAGTACCTCGGCAAGGACGGCGGCGAAAAGTTTCCCGCCATCACGCAGGAGGGTCAGGCGGTCTTCCGCTGGGCCGTCTTCGAGATGGCGAAGGTGGCCCAGCAGGCGCTCGACGCAGCCGGGATCACCGCTGATGACCTGGACGTCTTCATTCCGCACCAGGCGAACATGCGGATCATCGACTCGATGGTGAAGACTCTGAAGCTGCCGGAGCACGTCACGGTCGCCCGTGACATCGAAACCACCGGCAACACCTCGGCCGCCTCGATCCCGCTCGCAATGGAGCGGCTCCTGGCGACCGGAGCGGCGAAGAGCGGCGACACCGCGCTCGTCATCGGCTTCGGGGCGGGGCTCGTCTACGCCGCCACGGTCGTTACCCTCCCCTAG
- a CDS encoding acyl carrier protein, whose amino-acid sequence MAFTQDEIVEGLAEIVNEIAGIPTEDVQLEKSFTDDLDVDSLSMVEVVVAAEERFEVKIPDEDVKGLKTVGDAASYILKHQA is encoded by the coding sequence ATGGCCTTCACCCAGGATGAAATCGTCGAAGGTCTCGCGGAGATCGTCAACGAGATCGCCGGCATCCCGACCGAGGACGTCCAGCTCGAGAAGTCCTTCACCGACGACCTGGACGTCGACTCGCTGTCCATGGTCGAGGTCGTCGTCGCCGCCGAAGAGCGCTTCGAGGTGAAGATCCCGGACGAGGACGTCAAGGGTCTCAAGACCGTCGGCGACGCCGCGAGCTACATCCTCAAGCACCAGGCCTGA
- the fabF gene encoding beta-ketoacyl-ACP synthase II, with the protein MSPTNRTVVVTGIGATTPLGGDSASTWEGLLAGRSGVKPLEGERFAELPVRIAATAAVDPSEVLPRPLARKLDRSAQFAIIAAREAWADAGYTAPAGEDASIAPERLGTVIASGIGGVTTLLDQYDVLKEKGVRRVSPHTVPMLMPNGPSANVGLEVNARAGVHTPVSACASGAEAIGYAVEMIRTGRADVVVAGGTEAAIHPLPIAAFANMMAMSKNNENPTTASRPYDKARDGFVLGEGAGVVVLESAEHAAARGARVYCEVLGQGLSADSHHIAQPEPTGRGVSAALQNLLDNTGLDPAELVHVNAHATSTPQGDTAELKALRKVLGDDLDHIAISATKSMTGHLLGGAGGIETVATVLALYHRLAPPTINLDDIDEDIDADIVRDEPRKLPAEGPISAINNSFGFGGHNVSLAFRTV; encoded by the coding sequence GTGAGCCCGACCAATCGCACCGTGGTCGTCACCGGTATCGGCGCAACCACTCCGCTGGGTGGCGACAGCGCTTCGACCTGGGAAGGTCTGCTTGCCGGCCGTTCCGGCGTAAAGCCCCTCGAGGGTGAGCGCTTCGCCGAACTCCCGGTCCGTATCGCCGCCACCGCCGCCGTGGACCCGAGTGAGGTCCTCCCGCGGCCGCTGGCCCGCAAGCTGGACCGTTCGGCCCAGTTCGCGATCATCGCGGCCCGTGAGGCGTGGGCCGACGCCGGTTACACCGCCCCGGCGGGCGAGGACGCGTCGATCGCGCCCGAGCGCCTGGGCACCGTCATCGCCTCCGGCATCGGCGGCGTGACCACCCTGCTCGACCAGTACGACGTACTGAAGGAAAAGGGTGTGCGCCGGGTCTCCCCGCACACCGTCCCCATGCTCATGCCCAACGGCCCGTCGGCCAACGTCGGCCTGGAGGTCAACGCCCGCGCGGGTGTGCACACTCCGGTCAGCGCCTGCGCCTCCGGCGCCGAGGCCATCGGCTACGCCGTCGAGATGATCCGCACCGGCCGTGCCGACGTGGTCGTCGCCGGCGGTACCGAGGCGGCGATCCACCCGCTGCCGATCGCGGCGTTCGCCAACATGATGGCGATGTCCAAGAACAACGAGAACCCGACCACGGCCTCCCGTCCGTACGACAAGGCCCGCGACGGCTTCGTCCTCGGCGAGGGTGCGGGCGTCGTGGTCCTGGAGTCCGCCGAGCACGCCGCCGCGCGCGGCGCCCGGGTCTACTGCGAGGTCCTGGGCCAGGGCCTCTCCGCGGACAGCCACCACATCGCGCAGCCGGAGCCCACCGGCCGCGGCGTCTCGGCCGCCCTGCAGAACCTGCTCGACAACACGGGTCTGGACCCGGCCGAGCTGGTCCACGTGAACGCGCACGCCACGTCCACCCCGCAGGGTGACACGGCCGAGCTGAAGGCCCTGCGCAAGGTGCTGGGCGACGACCTCGACCACATCGCGATCTCGGCCACGAAGTCGATGACCGGTCACCTCCTCGGCGGCGCCGGCGGCATCGAGACCGTCGCGACGGTGCTGGCGCTGTACCACCGCCTCGCCCCGCCGACGATCAACCTCGACGACATCGACGAGGACATCGACGCGGACATCGTGCGCGACGAGCCCCGCAAGCTCCCGGCGGAGGGCCCGATCTCCGCGATCAACAACTCCTTCGGTTTCGGCGGCCACAACGTCTCGCTGGCCTTCCGGACCGTCTGA
- a CDS encoding DUF3145 domain-containing protein: MTTRGVLYVHSAPRALCPHVEWAVAGVLGVRVNLDWIRQPASPGTWRAEFSWQAEAGTASKLASALRGWHLLRFEVTAEPCPTAEGERYSSTPHLGIFHAVTGMHGDILIPEDRLRAALARSAHGETDLEAEIAKLLGKPWDDELEPFRYAGEGAPVRWLHQVV; the protein is encoded by the coding sequence GTGACGACACGTGGAGTCCTGTACGTGCACTCCGCACCGCGCGCGCTCTGCCCGCACGTGGAATGGGCTGTTGCGGGGGTGCTCGGGGTGCGGGTGAACCTCGACTGGATCCGTCAGCCCGCCTCCCCGGGCACCTGGAGAGCCGAGTTCTCCTGGCAGGCCGAGGCGGGCACCGCCTCGAAACTCGCCTCCGCGCTGCGCGGCTGGCACCTGCTCCGCTTCGAAGTGACCGCGGAACCCTGCCCGACCGCCGAGGGCGAGCGCTACAGCTCCACCCCGCACCTGGGCATCTTCCACGCCGTCACCGGCATGCACGGCGACATCCTGATCCCCGAGGACCGGCTGCGCGCCGCCCTCGCCCGGTCCGCGCACGGCGAGACGGACCTGGAAGCGGAGATCGCCAAACTGCTCGGCAAACCCTGGGACGACGAGCTCGAACCCTTCCGCTACGCGGGCGAGGGCGCCCCGGTGCGCTGGCTCCACCAGGTGGTCTGA
- a CDS encoding SGNH/GDSL hydrolase family protein: MRTTAPRRRARRTSAGAGAGAAAALLLLAAGALTGCSADGVKAGGERGAQAAPRWNTAPASVAAVGDSITRGFDACSVLADCPEASWATGDDPEVRSLAARLLGEAEVPARSWNYAVTGSRMADLPGQLASAAGHKPGLVTVMVGSNDACRPSASSMTPVAAFRSGFEKALAGLRAASPASQVYVSSVPDLQRLWEQGKDDPMVRRIWKLGICQSMLADPTSAAAGATARREQVRARVVEYNEVLREVCAKDELCRYDGGAVFQYPFSADQLSRWDWFHPGKDGQARLAELAHRQVTSAEPPR; this comes from the coding sequence ATGCGCACCACCGCCCCACGCCGCCGCGCGCGTCGGACCTCCGCGGGCGCGGGTGCGGGTGCGGCGGCCGCCCTGCTGCTCCTGGCGGCCGGTGCGCTGACCGGGTGTTCGGCGGACGGGGTGAAGGCCGGGGGCGAGCGCGGGGCCCAGGCGGCCCCCCGGTGGAACACCGCGCCGGCCTCGGTGGCCGCCGTGGGCGACTCCATCACGCGCGGTTTCGACGCCTGTTCGGTACTGGCCGACTGCCCCGAGGCCTCCTGGGCCACCGGTGACGACCCCGAGGTGCGTTCGCTGGCGGCCCGGCTGCTCGGCGAGGCCGAGGTGCCCGCGCGCAGCTGGAACTACGCGGTGACCGGCTCCCGGATGGCGGACCTCCCGGGGCAGCTCGCCTCGGCGGCCGGACACAAGCCCGGCCTGGTCACGGTGATGGTGGGCTCCAACGACGCCTGCCGGCCCTCGGCTTCGTCGATGACTCCGGTGGCCGCCTTCCGCTCCGGATTCGAGAAGGCGCTGGCCGGCCTGCGGGCGGCCTCGCCGGCCTCGCAGGTGTACGTCTCCAGCGTCCCGGACCTCCAGCGGCTGTGGGAGCAGGGCAAGGACGACCCGATGGTGCGCCGGATCTGGAAGCTGGGCATCTGCCAGTCGATGCTCGCCGATCCGACCTCGGCGGCCGCCGGTGCGACGGCCCGGCGGGAGCAGGTGCGGGCGCGGGTGGTCGAGTACAACGAGGTGCTGCGCGAGGTCTGCGCGAAGGACGAGCTGTGCCGCTACGACGGCGGCGCGGTGTTCCAGTACCCCTTCTCGGCGGATCAGTTGAGCCGCTGGGACTGGTTCCATCCGGGGAAGGACGGGCAGGCGCGGCTCGCGGAACTGGCGCACCGACAGGTGACCTCCGCGGAGCCTCCGCGTTGA
- a CDS encoding beta-glucosidase family protein, whose translation MAVTDADQVRNDAVETALGKLDLDTKARLLAGQDMWSLPAVPEIGLKSLVMSDGPIGVRGVRWTADDPSIALPSPTALAAAWDPELARRAGRLLAQEARRKGVHVLLAPTVNLHRSPLGGRHFECYSEDPYLTGAVGSGYVNGVQDGGVGTTVKHFVGNDAETERFTVNSVIAPRPLRELYLAPFEAIVANAHPWGIMTAYNQVNGTTMTEHRYLVGEVLRGEWGFDGCNVSDWMAARSTTGDILGGMDVAMPGPVTVYGAPLAEAVRAGEVPESAVDEAVRNVLRLAARVGILEGAPAVVGEVPAPIDGQALARELAARGFVLARNEAVAAGKPVLPLAPGRTVALSGAAARDARVLGGGSATVFPERIVSPLDGLTAALPEGAVTFTVGADPSDELTPADKGFELRAVCRDASGAVLGTGSLPTGQVQWIGDDLPEGVTYETMASIEVTGTFVPRESGEHAFGTRGLGAFTLAVGGETRFEGVQPMGDEADPFEAFFGAPQVRTRLTLTEGEAVEVSLTYQVPDMTTLPLKAIMFSFLHLGPQRSAEELIAEAVEAARAADTAVVVVATTERVESEGFDRKDLTLPGRQNDLVRAVAAVNPNTVVVVNAGSPVELPWRDEVAAVLLAWFPGQEGGAALADVLLGEAEPGGRLPTTWPAEFADAPVTEVTPTEGRLEYTEGLFIGYRAYEKHGIAPAYSFGHGLGYTDWAYESLEVTPTQAKVRVTNTGTRPGRETVQVYLAPVADSVERPASWLAGFASVTAEPGESVDVEIPLPERAFEIWDQPSRSWQRIGGGYEVRASRSHGDTRLTAALDL comes from the coding sequence ATGGCCGTGACCGATGCCGATCAGGTCCGCAACGACGCCGTAGAGACGGCACTTGGCAAGCTGGACCTCGACACCAAGGCCCGGCTGCTGGCCGGCCAGGACATGTGGTCCCTGCCCGCCGTCCCCGAGATCGGGCTGAAGTCCCTGGTCATGTCCGACGGCCCCATCGGCGTGCGCGGCGTGCGCTGGACCGCCGACGACCCGTCGATCGCCCTGCCCTCCCCGACCGCGCTCGCCGCCGCCTGGGACCCCGAGCTCGCCCGCCGGGCCGGCCGCCTCCTCGCCCAGGAAGCCCGCCGCAAGGGCGTCCACGTGCTCCTCGCGCCCACCGTCAACCTGCACCGCTCCCCGCTCGGCGGCCGGCACTTCGAGTGCTACTCCGAGGACCCGTACCTCACCGGCGCGGTCGGCAGCGGCTACGTGAACGGCGTCCAGGACGGCGGCGTCGGCACCACCGTCAAGCACTTCGTCGGCAACGACGCCGAGACCGAGCGCTTCACCGTCAACAGCGTCATCGCCCCGCGCCCGCTGCGCGAGCTGTACCTGGCCCCCTTCGAGGCCATCGTCGCCAACGCCCACCCGTGGGGCATCATGACCGCCTACAACCAGGTCAACGGCACGACGATGACCGAGCACCGCTACCTCGTGGGCGAGGTCCTGCGCGGCGAATGGGGCTTCGACGGCTGCAACGTCTCCGACTGGATGGCCGCCCGCTCCACCACCGGCGACATCCTCGGCGGCATGGACGTGGCCATGCCCGGTCCCGTCACCGTCTACGGAGCTCCGCTCGCCGAAGCCGTCCGCGCCGGCGAGGTACCCGAGTCCGCCGTCGACGAGGCCGTCCGCAACGTCCTGCGCCTCGCCGCCCGCGTCGGCATCCTGGAGGGCGCCCCGGCCGTGGTCGGCGAGGTCCCGGCCCCGATCGACGGCCAGGCGCTGGCCCGCGAGCTGGCCGCCCGCGGCTTCGTCCTCGCACGCAACGAGGCCGTCGCCGCCGGAAAGCCCGTGCTCCCGCTCGCCCCCGGCCGCACCGTCGCCCTCAGCGGCGCCGCCGCCCGCGACGCCCGCGTCCTCGGCGGCGGCAGCGCCACCGTCTTCCCCGAGCGGATCGTCTCCCCGCTGGACGGACTGACCGCCGCCCTTCCCGAAGGCGCCGTGACCTTCACGGTCGGCGCCGACCCCAGCGACGAACTGACCCCCGCCGACAAGGGCTTCGAGCTCCGCGCGGTCTGCCGGGACGCCTCCGGCGCGGTCCTGGGCACCGGCTCGCTGCCCACCGGCCAGGTCCAGTGGATCGGCGACGACCTGCCCGAGGGCGTCACGTACGAGACGATGGCGAGCATCGAGGTCACCGGTACGTTCGTGCCGCGCGAGAGCGGCGAGCACGCCTTCGGCACCCGCGGACTCGGCGCCTTCACCCTGGCCGTCGGCGGGGAGACCCGCTTCGAGGGGGTCCAGCCGATGGGCGACGAGGCCGACCCCTTCGAGGCCTTCTTCGGCGCTCCCCAGGTGCGGACCCGCCTCACCCTCACCGAGGGCGAAGCCGTCGAGGTCTCGCTGACCTACCAGGTCCCCGACATGACGACCCTGCCGCTCAAGGCGATCATGTTCTCCTTCCTCCACCTCGGCCCGCAGCGCTCCGCCGAGGAGCTCATCGCCGAGGCCGTGGAGGCCGCGCGCGCCGCCGACACCGCCGTCGTGGTCGTCGCCACCACCGAGCGGGTGGAGTCCGAGGGCTTCGACCGCAAGGACCTCACGCTCCCGGGCCGTCAGAACGACCTGGTGCGCGCCGTCGCCGCCGTCAACCCGAACACCGTGGTCGTCGTCAACGCCGGCTCCCCGGTGGAACTCCCGTGGCGCGACGAGGTCGCCGCCGTCCTGCTGGCCTGGTTCCCCGGGCAGGAGGGCGGGGCCGCGCTGGCCGACGTACTCCTCGGAGAGGCGGAGCCGGGCGGGCGGCTGCCCACCACCTGGCCCGCCGAGTTCGCCGACGCGCCCGTCACCGAGGTCACCCCCACCGAGGGGCGACTGGAGTACACCGAGGGGCTCTTCATCGGCTACCGGGCCTACGAGAAGCACGGGATCGCCCCGGCCTACTCCTTCGGGCACGGCCTCGGCTACACGGACTGGGCCTACGAGTCCCTGGAGGTCACCCCCACACAGGCGAAGGTCCGCGTCACCAACACCGGTACCCGGCCGGGCCGCGAGACCGTACAGGTCTACCTGGCGCCCGTCGCCGACAGTGTCGAGCGTCCGGCGAGCTGGCTGGCGGGCTTCGCGAGCGTGACCGCGGAACCCGGCGAGAGCGTCGACGTGGAGATCCCGCTGCCGGAGCGTGCCTTCGAGATCTGGGACCAGCCCTCCCGCTCCTGGCAGCGGATCGGCGGCGGCTACGAGGTCCGCGCGAGCCGTTCGCACGGCGACACGCGGCTGACGGCGGCCCTCGACCTGTAA
- a CDS encoding TetR/AcrR family transcriptional regulator, whose translation MVRARSEERRVEIVRAAVEVIAERGYRGAALAAVAERVGLTQQGLLHYFPTKEALLVAVLEERDRWDTGGGTHTLADAWRPDLLASLVEYNAMRPGIVQTFSALLGESVTDGHPAREFFAERYAQVRSAMAAVLRAEFGERLPSGLTPEHAAPLLAAVMDGLQYQWLLSPESVDMPGTFRAFLDLIQGPRT comes from the coding sequence ATGGTCAGGGCCAGAAGCGAGGAACGGCGCGTGGAGATCGTCCGCGCTGCCGTCGAGGTGATCGCCGAGCGCGGCTACCGGGGCGCGGCCCTGGCCGCGGTCGCCGAGCGCGTGGGCCTGACCCAGCAGGGACTGCTGCACTACTTCCCGACCAAGGAGGCACTGCTGGTCGCGGTCCTGGAAGAGCGCGACCGCTGGGACACCGGCGGCGGCACCCACACACTGGCCGACGCCTGGCGCCCCGACCTGCTGGCCTCGCTGGTGGAATACAACGCCATGCGCCCGGGCATCGTGCAGACCTTCTCGGCGCTGCTCGGCGAGAGCGTCACCGACGGCCACCCGGCACGGGAGTTCTTCGCCGAGCGGTACGCGCAGGTGCGCTCCGCGATGGCGGCGGTCCTGCGCGCGGAGTTCGGCGAGCGGCTCCCCTCGGGCCTCACCCCCGAGCACGCGGCCCCGCTGCTGGCCGCCGTGATGGACGGCCTCCAGTACCAGTGGCTGCTGTCCCCCGAGTCCGTGGACATGCCCGGCACCTTCCGCGCCTTCCTCGACCTGATCCAGGGACCCCGGACCTAG
- a CDS encoding carbon-nitrogen hydrolase family protein, whose product MKIAAAQLSCVPTDVSANAARAAALAVRAREEGAGLVVFPELTLTGYEPAALAADPGLWLADAEDPRLDPVRSTGIATAVNVALRTDGPRPVIATLVHDADGAHVTTYAKQHLFRHEQEVFAAGTVPGRFELDGIRFSLGICFDNHFADVPGAGAAAGCRVHLASSLYGTGDGVAERAAVHPGIARGFGMYVALANHVGPAGEWTGCGGAAVWAPGGTLLAEADAHTPSVVVAEVPTEAEADAEADGVAEGRAEGARAGHADEPGAPGAPTARARA is encoded by the coding sequence GTGAAGATCGCTGCCGCGCAGCTGAGCTGCGTCCCCACCGACGTGTCCGCCAACGCCGCCCGGGCGGCCGCACTCGCCGTGCGGGCGCGGGAGGAGGGCGCCGGGCTGGTGGTGTTCCCCGAGTTGACCCTGACCGGCTACGAGCCGGCCGCGCTCGCCGCGGACCCCGGCCTGTGGCTGGCCGACGCCGAGGATCCCCGGCTGGACCCCGTCCGCTCCACCGGGATCGCCACCGCCGTCAACGTCGCGCTGCGCACGGACGGCCCCCGGCCCGTCATCGCGACCCTGGTCCACGACGCGGACGGCGCGCACGTGACCACGTACGCCAAGCAGCACCTGTTCCGCCACGAGCAGGAGGTCTTCGCCGCGGGGACGGTCCCGGGCCGCTTCGAGCTCGACGGGATCCGCTTCTCCCTGGGGATCTGCTTCGACAACCACTTCGCGGACGTGCCCGGCGCGGGCGCCGCGGCAGGCTGCCGGGTCCACCTGGCGAGTTCGCTCTACGGCACCGGCGACGGCGTCGCCGAGCGTGCGGCGGTCCACCCGGGGATCGCCCGGGGCTTCGGGATGTACGTGGCCCTCGCCAACCACGTCGGACCCGCCGGGGAGTGGACGGGCTGCGGGGGCGCGGCCGTCTGGGCCCCGGGCGGAACCCTGCTGGCCGAGGCGGACGCGCACACGCCGTCGGTCGTCGTGGCGGAGGTGCCGACGGAGGCGGAGGCGGACGCGGAAGCGGACGGGGTGGCGGAGGGCCGGGCCGAGGGCGCGCGTGCGGGCCATGCGGACGAGCCGGGCGCGCCGGGCGCGCCGACGGCGCGGGCACGGGCCTGA